One window from the genome of Deinococcus sp. NW-56 encodes:
- the nusB gene encoding transcription antitermination factor NusB, whose product MTRRRDRAQQPVGTRRAAREFAFRVLFEAERGGGANTGMPLSAVFTRAEGAMREGDDTFTPLNEEALAFARQLVEGLDAHRAEVDDHLRRTIRGWDFEQMAQTDLNVLRLATYELLHTDEPHPPVIESAVRIARKFGGEDSGRFVNGVLGGLSRSLPERPGA is encoded by the coding sequence TTGACCCGCCGCCGCGACCGTGCCCAGCAGCCCGTCGGCACCCGCCGGGCCGCCCGCGAGTTTGCCTTCCGCGTGCTGTTCGAGGCCGAGCGGGGCGGCGGAGCGAACACAGGAATGCCGCTGTCCGCCGTCTTCACCCGCGCGGAGGGCGCCATGCGCGAGGGCGACGACACCTTCACCCCGCTGAACGAGGAAGCGCTGGCCTTTGCCCGGCAACTCGTGGAGGGCCTGGACGCGCACCGCGCCGAGGTCGACGACCACCTGCGCCGGACCATTCGCGGCTGGGACTTCGAGCAGATGGCCCAGACCGACCTCAACGTGCTGCGGCTGGCGACCTACGAGCTGCTGCACACGGACGAACCGCACCCCCCGGTGATCGAGAGCGCCGTGCGCATCGCCCGCAAGTTCGGCGGCGAGGACTCGGGCCGCTTCGTGAACGGGGTGCTGGGGGGCCTCAGCCGCAGCCTGCCGGAGCGCCCGGGCGCGTGA
- a CDS encoding BMP family protein: protein MRPQSALLVSLPALLLGSAHAIGFTVGIGFDLGGRQDGGFNQTVYQGVQRVIAETGGQVRTFEPGQYDEVGRGIPSLVRSGAKVVVGVGYANNAALTAAAAKAPDTRFILVDDLPKGANTVGLRFREQEGSFLAGYLAGKQSATGRVGFIGGTDIPVIRRFKAGFEAGVAFACPDCQVTSVYVSDSSAGFNLPGTAKMLTAQLTRNGNDIIYAAAGASGRGVIDHIKAQPCLKVGTLPPDLKFRADPYAAVPKSAAYRKACAGDSRPVFFIGVDTNQNALGDFDKNPATLNHGLTSMLKRVDNAVYTVVKDVAMGRPWKSGDRSFGLSNGGIGLAFDRYNEALIPSQMKVNLEKLQALIVKGTVKVPAQ from the coding sequence ATGCGTCCACAATCCGCGTTGCTGGTCTCCTTGCCCGCCCTGCTGCTCGGTTCCGCCCATGCCATCGGCTTCACGGTGGGCATCGGATTCGACCTGGGGGGCCGTCAGGATGGAGGATTCAACCAGACGGTGTACCAGGGAGTTCAGCGGGTGATCGCCGAGACGGGCGGGCAGGTCCGCACCTTCGAGCCGGGGCAGTACGACGAGGTTGGGCGCGGCATCCCCAGTCTGGTGCGCTCGGGGGCGAAGGTCGTGGTCGGGGTGGGCTACGCCAACAACGCGGCGCTCACGGCGGCGGCAGCCAAGGCCCCGGACACGCGCTTTATCCTGGTGGACGACCTGCCCAAGGGGGCCAACACCGTGGGCCTGCGCTTCCGCGAGCAGGAGGGGAGCTTCCTGGCCGGGTACCTCGCGGGCAAGCAGAGCGCGACCGGGCGGGTGGGCTTTATCGGCGGCACCGACATTCCGGTGATTCGGCGCTTCAAGGCGGGCTTCGAGGCGGGGGTGGCCTTCGCCTGCCCCGACTGTCAGGTCACCAGCGTGTATGTCAGTGACTCCAGCGCGGGCTTTAACCTGCCGGGCACCGCCAAAATGCTCACCGCGCAGCTTACCCGCAACGGCAACGACATCATCTACGCGGCGGCGGGCGCGAGTGGCCGGGGCGTGATCGACCACATCAAGGCCCAGCCCTGCCTCAAGGTGGGGACGCTGCCCCCCGACCTGAAGTTCCGCGCCGACCCCTACGCGGCGGTTCCCAAGAGCGCCGCCTACCGCAAGGCCTGCGCGGGCGACAGCCGCCCGGTCTTCTTTATCGGGGTGGACACCAACCAGAACGCGCTGGGCGACTTCGACAAGAACCCGGCCACCCTCAACCACGGCCTGACCTCCATGCTCAAGCGGGTGGACAACGCCGTCTATACCGTGGTCAAGGACGTGGCGATGGGGCGGCCCTGGAAAAGCGGCGACCGTTCCTTCGGCCTGAGCAACGGCGGCATCGGGCTGGCCTTCGACCGCTACAACGAGGCCCTGATTCCGTCCCAGATGAAGGTCAATCTGGAGAAGTTGCAGGCCCTGATCGTCAAGGGCACGGTCAAGGTGCCCGCCCAGTAG
- a CDS encoding NADH-quinone oxidoreductase subunit 15 has translation MAHADDGRLYAQWVELLSWLESEAAARGLGFQKVADFPDYIYRMERPYDLPTTVMSVALTANGQPLMVAAVSPRHVDLKGVSLRLMGGSKHWHLHAGGAGLLEGKRPFTRERLSQLVEGAVRGLAAV, from the coding sequence ATGGCACACGCAGATGACGGGCGGCTGTACGCGCAGTGGGTCGAGCTTCTTTCGTGGCTGGAATCGGAGGCGGCGGCGCGGGGACTGGGCTTCCAGAAGGTCGCGGACTTTCCCGACTACATCTACCGCATGGAGCGGCCCTACGACCTGCCCACCACGGTGATGAGCGTGGCGCTCACGGCGAACGGGCAGCCCCTGATGGTCGCGGCGGTCAGTCCCCGGCACGTGGACCTGAAGGGCGTCTCGCTGCGGCTGATGGGCGGCAGCAAGCACTGGCACCTCCACGCGGGCGGGGCCGGGTTGCTGGAGGGCAAGCGGCCCTTCACGCGGGAGCGGCTCTCGCAACTCGTGGAGGGGGCGGTCAGGGGGCTGGCAGCGGTCTGA
- a CDS encoding M55 family metallopeptidase: MNVVISVDMEGVCGVASWVQVSPPEFGGLVNPTEYQAARTQMTLEAAAAAEGALAAGATGVLVNDSHDTMRNLLPELLPRGVRFTTGNDKPLSMVQGVQEEGVGALLFVGYHARAGSVRGPLAHTWNGFIRDVRVNGRSTGEYGLNALVAGHYGVPVAFAAGDDVALAEITAELGEGVVTVPVKEGLSTYAAVHLHPQEARERIREAAERAVRAAKTATPYTTRWPAHAELRFDHQARADQCERVPGVTRVDAETVAWESGAALHLFGMFRMLARVAEIKLNA; this comes from the coding sequence ATGAACGTCGTGATCAGCGTGGATATGGAGGGCGTGTGCGGGGTGGCAAGCTGGGTGCAGGTCAGCCCGCCCGAGTTTGGCGGCCTGGTGAACCCGACCGAGTACCAGGCCGCCCGCACCCAGATGACGCTGGAAGCGGCGGCGGCAGCCGAGGGGGCACTCGCCGCAGGCGCGACGGGTGTGCTGGTGAACGACTCGCACGACACGATGCGAAACCTCCTGCCCGAGCTGCTGCCGCGCGGCGTGCGCTTCACGACCGGGAACGACAAGCCGCTGAGCATGGTCCAGGGCGTGCAGGAGGAGGGCGTGGGGGCACTCCTCTTCGTGGGCTACCACGCGCGGGCGGGCAGCGTGCGCGGGCCGCTGGCGCATACCTGGAACGGCTTTATCCGGGATGTGCGGGTGAATGGCCGCTCCACAGGCGAGTACGGCCTGAATGCCCTCGTCGCCGGGCACTACGGGGTGCCTGTGGCGTTCGCCGCCGGGGACGATGTGGCCCTGGCAGAGATCACGGCGGAGCTGGGAGAAGGGGTGGTCACCGTGCCCGTCAAGGAGGGGCTGAGCACCTATGCCGCTGTCCACCTCCACCCCCAGGAGGCCCGCGAGCGCATCCGGGAAGCTGCCGAGCGAGCGGTGCGGGCGGCGAAAACGGCCACTCCGTACACGACCCGGTGGCCTGCCCACGCCGAGCTGCGCTTCGACCATCAGGCCCGCGCCGATCAGTGCGAGCGGGTGCCCGGCGTTACGCGGGTGGACGCCGAGACGGTGGCCTGGGAGAGCGGGGCCGCGCTGCACCTCTTCGGCATGTTCCGAATGCTGGCGCGGGTGGCGGAGATCAAGCTGAACGCCTGA
- a CDS encoding alpha-amylase family glycosyl hydrolase — protein sequence MNDHRTGISAAHDHTPGYTGRLGAEIGEGVRLRLRVAGEGAGDVTGVRLDFVRVGEIESVRAAEVGGAGEGRWFEAELPLDAARVRYAWTLELPGDSLHLTALGVHRVRRGFRSWFQYLAGHRAPEWAWRSVFYQIFPDRFRNGDPANDVRDGEYVYQGRPVEKAEWGAPITKAGDIHAHYGGDLQGVTQALPYLEDLGVNALWLTPIFVSPSNHRYDISDYRHVDPHLGGDAAWDELQAAADARGFRLVLDGVFNHVGNEHALFRAALEDGAAPERSLFTWRDEPGKPPYHAFFDLPSLPKIDYRAPEAVSEFLNGERSVVREWLRRGAAGWRLDVAHMIGTGGSDEDNLELHRALKAAAREERPDAYVFGERFFDPEHALDGQGEDGAMNYHGFGLPVMQWLGGQDHYGRPSRPDGEELAELLHDAWHVLAPPIALSMFNLLESHDIGRALYRLGEDRTRFLAAFTLLMGYPGVPCTYYGSEVGLSQRQPGMMPWCRESMPWDEAAWDTGLRERVQALIRLRRSTRVLQEGTLRFLHAQADAVAFLREYTDAEGGVERAVVVASRRSEAHPVTLTLPAGEWRDGLRGEPLTGGEVTLDAAGGRVLLQG from the coding sequence ATGAACGACCACAGAACAGGGATCAGCGCCGCGCATGACCATACCCCCGGCTACACGGGGCGGTTGGGAGCGGAGATAGGCGAGGGCGTCCGGCTGCGGCTGCGCGTGGCAGGTGAGGGGGCCGGGGACGTGACGGGTGTGCGGCTCGACTTCGTGCGGGTGGGCGAGATCGAGAGCGTGCGGGCGGCCGAGGTCGGCGGGGCCGGAGAGGGCCGCTGGTTCGAGGCCGAGTTGCCGCTGGACGCCGCCCGCGTGCGTTACGCCTGGACGCTGGAACTGCCCGGCGACAGCCTGCACCTCACCGCGCTGGGGGTGCACCGGGTGCGGCGAGGCTTTCGGAGCTGGTTTCAGTACCTGGCCGGGCACCGGGCGCCCGAGTGGGCGTGGCGCAGCGTCTTTTACCAGATTTTTCCCGACCGCTTTCGCAACGGCGACCCCGCGAACGACGTGCGGGACGGCGAATACGTCTACCAGGGCCGCCCGGTGGAAAAGGCCGAGTGGGGCGCCCCCATCACCAAAGCGGGCGACATCCACGCCCACTACGGCGGCGACCTCCAGGGGGTGACCCAGGCGCTGCCGTACCTGGAGGACCTGGGGGTGAACGCGCTGTGGCTCACGCCGATCTTCGTCTCGCCGTCCAACCACCGCTACGACATCAGCGATTACCGCCACGTGGACCCGCACCTCGGGGGGGACGCGGCCTGGGACGAGTTGCAGGCGGCGGCGGACGCGCGGGGCTTCCGGCTGGTGCTCGACGGGGTGTTCAACCATGTGGGCAACGAGCACGCCCTCTTCCGGGCGGCGCTGGAGGACGGGGCGGCGCCCGAACGGTCCCTGTTTACCTGGCGCGACGAGCCGGGCAAGCCGCCCTACCACGCTTTCTTCGACCTGCCCAGCCTGCCCAAGATCGACTACCGGGCGCCGGAGGCGGTGTCCGAGTTCCTGAACGGCGAGCGCAGCGTGGTCCGCGAGTGGCTGCGGCGGGGCGCGGCGGGCTGGCGGCTGGACGTGGCGCACATGATCGGCACGGGCGGCAGCGACGAGGACAATCTGGAACTGCACCGGGCGCTTAAGGCCGCGGCCCGCGAGGAACGGCCCGACGCCTATGTTTTCGGCGAACGCTTCTTCGACCCCGAGCACGCGCTGGACGGCCAGGGCGAGGACGGCGCGATGAACTACCACGGCTTCGGGCTGCCGGTGATGCAGTGGCTGGGTGGGCAGGACCACTACGGCCGCCCCAGCCGCCCAGACGGCGAGGAGCTGGCCGAGCTGCTGCATGACGCCTGGCACGTCCTCGCGCCGCCCATCGCGCTGAGCATGTTCAACCTCCTCGAATCGCACGACATCGGGCGGGCGCTCTACCGGCTGGGCGAGGACCGGACGCGATTTCTGGCGGCCTTCACCCTGCTGATGGGCTATCCCGGCGTGCCCTGCACCTACTACGGCAGCGAGGTGGGTCTCAGCCAGCGCCAGCCGGGCATGATGCCGTGGTGCCGCGAGAGCATGCCCTGGGACGAGGCCGCCTGGGACACGGGGCTGCGGGAGCGGGTGCAGGCCCTGATCCGGCTGCGGCGGAGCACGCGGGTCTTGCAGGAGGGCACCTTACGCTTCCTGCACGCCCAGGCCGATGCCGTGGCCTTTCTGCGGGAATACACGGACGCGGAGGGCGGGGTCGAGCGGGCCGTGGTCGTCGCCAGCCGCCGCTCGGAGGCCCATCCCGTGACGCTGACCCTCCCGGCGGGCGAGTGGCGTGACGGGCTGCGCGGCGAGCCGCTGACGGGCGGCGAGGTCACGCTGGACGCGGCGGGCGGGCGGGTGCTGCTTCAGGGCTGA
- a CDS encoding AAA family ATPase encodes MQRVIVIGTTGSGKTTLARALAARLGVPHGEQDAWNHLPGWQEAPLEEFRAQVAAFTAGNAWVMDGNYSKARDIGWARADTLVWLDYPGQVVFWRLLTRTLRRSLTREELWNGNRERLHVQFTRDGILAWFFKTHWKRRRETPGHLAAHPHLRVVRLRTPGEAARWLAALSPEAAPARPPRPA; translated from the coding sequence ATGCAGCGAGTCATCGTGATCGGCACCACCGGCAGCGGCAAGACCACCCTGGCCCGTGCGTTAGCCGCGCGGCTGGGGGTGCCCCACGGCGAGCAGGACGCCTGGAACCACCTCCCCGGCTGGCAGGAGGCCCCGCTCGAGGAGTTCCGCGCCCAGGTCGCCGCCTTCACCGCCGGGAACGCCTGGGTCATGGACGGCAACTATTCCAAGGCGCGGGACATCGGCTGGGCGCGGGCCGACACGCTGGTGTGGCTAGATTACCCCGGTCAGGTCGTGTTTTGGCGGCTGCTCACGCGCACGCTGCGGCGCAGCCTGACACGCGAGGAGCTGTGGAACGGCAACCGCGAACGCCTGCACGTGCAGTTCACCCGCGACGGCATCCTGGCGTGGTTTTTCAAGACCCACTGGAAACGCCGTCGCGAGACGCCGGGGCACCTCGCCGCCCATCCGCACCTGCGGGTCGTGCGGCTGCGTACGCCGGGCGAAGCGGCGCGGTGGCTGGCGGCCCTCAGCCCTGAAGCAGCACCCGCCCGCCCGCCGCGTCCAGCGTGA
- the ispG gene encoding flavodoxin-dependent (E)-4-hydroxy-3-methylbut-2-enyl-diphosphate synthase, whose protein sequence is MRTPRRQTVTTWVGRVPVGSNHPVVVQSMTNTDTADAEATAMQVAQLARAGSEIVRVTVNTREAAAAIPEIVERLRLLGLNVPLVGDFHYNGHILLAEFPETARLLAKYRINPGNVGAGQHHDANFATMIEVAKQYGKPVRIGVNWGSLDQQVLARLMDENAAAGNPKSTTDVTIDAMVTSALESARYAERLGLPHDKIIISVKVSSAPELWQVYRQLAPLCDYPLHLGLTEAGIGMKGMVASSVALAPLLTEGIGDTIRVSLTPEPGAPRKLEVEVAQQILQSLGLRQFLPQVTSCPGCGRTTSTFFQHLAGQIQDYIRDAMPEWKVKYPGVEEMQVAVMGCVVNGPGESKHAHIGISLPGTGEDPRAPVYQDGKLLTTLRGPRIVEDFQALLDKYVEERYGQKTVQG, encoded by the coding sequence ATGAGGACGCCGCGCCGTCAGACCGTGACCACCTGGGTGGGCCGCGTGCCCGTGGGAAGCAATCACCCCGTCGTCGTGCAGTCCATGACGAACACCGACACCGCCGACGCCGAGGCCACGGCCATGCAGGTCGCCCAGCTCGCCCGCGCCGGGTCCGAGATCGTGCGCGTGACCGTCAACACCCGCGAAGCTGCCGCCGCCATTCCCGAGATCGTGGAGCGGCTGCGCCTTCTCGGGCTGAACGTGCCCCTGGTCGGGGACTTCCACTACAACGGGCACATCCTGCTGGCCGAGTTTCCCGAAACCGCCCGGCTGCTCGCCAAGTACCGCATCAACCCCGGCAACGTGGGCGCCGGGCAGCACCACGACGCCAACTTCGCCACGATGATCGAGGTGGCGAAGCAGTACGGCAAGCCCGTCCGCATCGGCGTGAACTGGGGCAGCCTCGACCAGCAGGTCCTCGCCCGCCTGATGGACGAGAATGCGGCGGCGGGGAATCCCAAATCCACCACCGACGTGACCATCGACGCGATGGTGACCTCCGCGCTGGAGTCGGCCCGCTACGCCGAGCGGCTGGGGCTGCCCCACGACAAAATCATCATCTCGGTCAAGGTCAGCTCTGCCCCCGAACTGTGGCAGGTCTACCGCCAGCTCGCGCCGCTGTGCGACTACCCGCTGCACCTCGGCCTGACCGAAGCGGGCATCGGCATGAAGGGCATGGTGGCGTCCAGTGTGGCCCTCGCGCCACTGCTCACCGAGGGGATCGGGGACACCATCCGCGTGTCGCTCACGCCCGAGCCGGGCGCCCCGCGCAAGCTGGAGGTGGAGGTCGCCCAGCAGATTCTCCAGAGCCTCGGCTTGCGGCAGTTCCTCCCCCAAGTTACGAGTTGCCCCGGCTGCGGGCGCACGACTTCCACCTTTTTCCAGCACCTCGCCGGACAGATTCAGGACTATATCCGCGACGCCATGCCCGAGTGGAAGGTGAAGTACCCCGGCGTGGAGGAGATGCAGGTCGCCGTGATGGGCTGCGTGGTGAATGGCCCCGGCGAGAGCAAGCACGCCCACATCGGCATCTCGCTGCCCGGCACCGGGGAAGACCCCCGCGCCCCCGTCTACCAGGACGGCAAGCTGCTCACCACCTTGAGGGGGCCGCGCATCGTGGAGGACTTTCAGGCGCTGCTCGACAAGTATGTGGAGGAGCGGTACGGGCAGAAGACAGTCCAGGGGTGA
- a CDS encoding Asp23/Gls24 family envelope stress response protein, whose translation MDVDISKSVLTDIAATTLDGIEGVEIAAAPLKVGEVLRQQGGPRRPRALRVTREGGQVTVDVGLNVEYGRSLVGLARQAQGAVCENIELMTGLKVKAVNVSVLGVTLPREGAA comes from the coding sequence ATGGACGTAGACATCAGCAAAAGTGTCCTGACGGACATCGCCGCCACGACGCTGGACGGCATCGAGGGCGTGGAGATCGCCGCCGCGCCCCTCAAGGTGGGCGAGGTGCTGCGGCAGCAGGGCGGGCCGCGCCGCCCCCGTGCCCTGCGGGTCACCCGCGAGGGCGGACAGGTCACCGTGGACGTGGGCCTGAATGTGGAATACGGCCGCAGCCTCGTCGGGCTGGCGCGGCAGGCGCAGGGCGCCGTCTGCGAGAACATCGAGCTGATGACTGGGCTGAAGGTCAAGGCCGTCAACGTCAGCGTGCTGGGCGTGACCCTCCCGCGCGAGGGGGCCGCTTGA
- a CDS encoding divergent PAP2 family protein — protein MTTSPLDDLLGNRWLWTAVLASTGAQVIKVLLILLLERRWRPAAFMETGGMPSSHSAMVAALTTGVAITQGMGSPLFAASAVFALIVMYDATGVRHSSGMQARLLNELVEELRTVVREGFAPLPLRVLLGHTYLEVLVGTLIGVGMAFVAFRVL, from the coding sequence GTGACGACTTCCCCTCTCGACGACCTGCTCGGGAACCGCTGGTTGTGGACGGCGGTGCTGGCCTCTACCGGGGCGCAGGTGATCAAGGTGCTGCTGATCCTGCTGCTGGAGCGGCGCTGGCGCCCGGCCGCCTTTATGGAAACGGGCGGCATGCCGTCCAGCCACTCCGCGATGGTGGCCGCCCTGACGACCGGGGTGGCGATCACCCAGGGCATGGGCAGCCCCCTCTTTGCCGCCAGCGCCGTCTTCGCCCTGATCGTGATGTACGACGCGACGGGGGTGCGCCACTCCAGCGGGATGCAGGCGCGGCTGCTGAATGAACTCGTGGAGGAACTGCGGACCGTCGTGCGCGAGGGCTTCGCACCGCTGCCCCTGCGGGTGCTGCTGGGGCACACCTATCTGGAAGTGCTGGTGGGCACCCTGATCGGAGTCGGCATGGCCTTCGTGGCCTTCCGGGTGCTGTGA
- the folD gene encoding bifunctional methylenetetrahydrofolate dehydrogenase/methenyltetrahydrofolate cyclohydrolase FolD, protein MTAQVLAGAPAAAALLSGAAARARALPRPPGLAIVRLGDDPASVSYVRGKDRKAREVGLRSTVHALSESTSQADLLALIAELNAAPDVDGILVQLPLPPHIDEAAVLRAVNPAKDVDGFHPVNVGELWSGRPGLLPCTPAGVMFLLEHYGIPVRGRRAAVVGRSAIVGRPMAALLLAADATVTLAHSRTPDLGAVTREAEVLVVAAGRPHLITPEMVRPGAAVVDVGINRVVDGSGASHLTGDVHPDVAEVAGALTPVPGGVGPMTIAALLANTVTAAERRLGRPQPR, encoded by the coding sequence GTGACCGCCCAGGTTCTCGCCGGAGCGCCCGCCGCCGCCGCGCTGCTCTCGGGGGCGGCGGCGCGTGCCCGTGCCCTGCCCAGACCCCCCGGCCTCGCCATCGTGCGCCTGGGCGACGACCCCGCCTCGGTGAGCTATGTGCGCGGCAAGGACCGCAAGGCGCGGGAGGTGGGTCTTCGGAGCACGGTTCACGCCCTGTCCGAGAGCACCTCACAGGCCGACCTCCTCGCGCTGATCGCCGAGCTGAACGCCGCCCCCGATGTGGACGGGATTCTGGTGCAGCTTCCCCTCCCGCCCCACATTGATGAGGCAGCGGTGCTGCGGGCGGTGAACCCGGCCAAGGACGTGGACGGCTTCCACCCGGTCAACGTGGGCGAGCTGTGGTCGGGGCGGCCCGGCCTGCTCCCCTGCACGCCCGCCGGGGTCATGTTTCTGCTGGAGCACTACGGCATCCCGGTCAGGGGACGGCGGGCCGCCGTGGTGGGCCGCAGCGCCATCGTGGGCCGCCCGATGGCCGCGCTGCTGCTCGCCGCCGACGCGACGGTCACGCTGGCGCACAGCCGCACGCCCGACCTGGGGGCCGTCACGCGGGAGGCGGAGGTGCTCGTCGTCGCGGCGGGCCGCCCGCACCTCATCACGCCGGAGATGGTGCGGCCCGGCGCGGCCGTGGTGGACGTGGGGATCAACCGGGTGGTGGATGGGTCAGGCGCCTCCCACCTGACGGGCGACGTGCATCCGGACGTGGCAGAGGTCGCCGGGGCCTTGACACCCGTGCCGGGCGGGGTCGGCCCGATGACCATCGCCGCCCTGCTCGCCAACACTGTCACGGCGGCCGAGCGTCGGCTGGGGCGGCCCCAGCCGCGCTAG
- a CDS encoding DUF4259 domain-containing protein — protein sequence MNLWGPGAFENEVGAAFAQEVTQDGAFALAEAFDVALDPDTDFLAAEEGWRTLAAAEVMAAVLTGDTSRLTDAGLRAWVAGADAAELAGLRDVAHAAVSRVIAGDSDLPDLWADAEDEAAWRAEVERVREVLG from the coding sequence ATGAACCTCTGGGGACCCGGTGCATTCGAGAACGAAGTCGGCGCGGCTTTCGCGCAGGAAGTGACCCAGGACGGTGCCTTTGCCCTGGCCGAAGCCTTCGACGTGGCCCTCGACCCCGACACTGACTTCCTTGCCGCCGAGGAGGGCTGGCGCACCCTGGCCGCTGCCGAGGTGATGGCCGCCGTGTTGACGGGCGACACCTCCCGCCTCACCGACGCGGGCCTGCGGGCCTGGGTCGCCGGGGCCGACGCCGCCGAGCTGGCGGGCCTGCGCGACGTGGCCCACGCCGCCGTCTCACGCGTGATCGCCGGAGACAGCGACCTCCCCGACCTGTGGGCCGACGCCGAGGATGAGGCGGCTTGGCGGGCCGAGGTGGAGCGGGTGCGGGAGGTACTGGGCTGA